In Paenibacillus durus, the DNA window TTTAGGAATGACCAGATCATGGACGGAGGGATAGGAATGCAGACGCAAAACATATTCGTTAACGGAGCCCGGCTGAAGGATACCATCGAGGCATTCGCCGATTTCGGACGTACGCCTGCGAATGGCGTTACCCGGCTGAGCTTAAGCGAAGAGGACATTAAGGTGCGGGAATACTTCCGTTCCTGCTGCGAAGAGCTGGGAATGACCGTCAAAGTGGACGATATGGGCTGTATGTACGCGACGCTGGAAGGCACCGAGGATAAGCCCCCAATCGTAATGGGCTCCCACCTGGATAGCGTAGTGAAAGGCGGACGTTTCGACGGCGTTCTGGGCGTAATCACGGGTCTTGAGGTTGTACGAACCCTTGTGGACCATGGCATTAAGCCGCGGATTCCGGTAACGGTCATGAACTTCACGAATGAGGAAGGCGCTCGGTTCGAGCCTTCGATGATGGCGTCCGGCGTGCTGTCGGGCAAATTCGATAAAGAGGTCATGCTGAAGAGCAAGGACCCGAAAGGCGTCACCTTCGGGGAAGCGCTGAAGGCCAGCGGATACGAAGGCGAAATCGACAACCGCATCAAGGAAGCGTCCGCTTATTTGGAACTGCATATCGAACAAGGTCCCGTGCTTGAAAAAGAAGGCCTAACGATCGGACTCGTAGACTGTGTAGTCGGTATGGTCTGTTATGAAATTGAAGTTACTGGGGAATCCAATCACGCCGGAACGACGCCGATGGGCATGCGGAACGACGCCTTTTTCGCCGCAACCGATTTGGTGGCGGAGCTGCGGAGCAAGTTGGGCGAGCTGGACCCTGAACTGGTCTATACGATGGGACGGGTCAATGTGTACCCAAACATCCACACGGTAATCCCTAATAAAGTCGTCTTCACCGTCGAGGCGCGGCATAAGAATGAAGAGGTTATCGCCGAAGTGGTGTCGGTCATTAACTCGCTTCCGGAGATGCAGGCGGGCTGCTCCGTTTCCAAGAAGAAGCTTTGGGGACGCGATACCGTCTGGTTCGACGAGCGGGTATGCGGCGCGATTGAAAGCTCGGTGAAGTCGCTCGGCTATTCCCATAAAAAAATAGCCAGCGGCGCCGGACACGACGCCCAGTTCGTCGCAAGCTACCTGCCGTCAGCGATGATTTTTGTTCCGAGTGTGAAGGGCAAGAGCCACTGCGAAGAAGAACTGACCTCGTACGAGGATTGCGAAAAAGGCGTAAATGTGATGCTGGAAACGGTGCTGACGCTGCTGGGAGATGGCGGGGAGTAAGGTTTCAAAGAAACCGCGGCTTACGCGTGAGGTTAAATAGTAGAAGGCTGTTCCGTTATGGGTCTGTGGGACCCTCGGGACAGCCTTTTGTTTGGGTTGTGGTAGACTAGCGAGGTTACCAAGCAATACCCAGAACTCCATTCCATGCCGATCGCGGACGCGTCTGACGTCGTTTTAGACGGTGATTTTAAAAAAGCTCAGAAAACAGTTGATTTTGACAACTATTTTAACTATAATTTTAAAAAAGTTGATTTTGGCAACTAATTTATTTTGAAGGAGCTTTTTTAGCATGCCACAACCTAATCTTTCTATAATCAAAGGAATCAGAAAATTTAATCATTTTTATTTCAACTACCAATCTTTATTTAATCAACATGTATATGATGACTCTTTATCTTTAACAGAGATTAGAATGTTATATGAAATTAATAAAATAAATACTTGTACAGCAAGAGTACTACAAGAACAATTAAAATTAGATAAGGGATATGTCAGTAGAGTATTAAAAAGTTTTGAAAATAAAAATATTATCTATAAGGAAAAATGCGAAAATGATAGTCGTGTTTTCTTCCTCCATTTGACTTCAGAAGGAAAAGATATTTATCAGAGTCTAGAAAATAAAGCTAATCAACAAGTAATGAAGCTTTTCGAAGATATTAGTTTGAGAGATCAACAAAAACTTTTGGAATCAATGGTGACAATTGAAAATATATTAACCAAACAACATAATGAAGATGAATCGGTTGTTACTATACGAGATCATTATACAGATGATGATAAGGAAATAATGATTGAGAAACAAAGAGAATTTTTTATAGACAACTATGGATTTGATGAAAAGTTTTTAGAGTATCTCCGTAGTACTTTTGAAGCAGAAATCGAAAAGATATGGATTGCAGAAGTAGATTGGGAATTTGCTGGATGCATAGGTTTAGTCAAAAAAGATGATAAAACAGCTCAATTAAGATGGTTCATTGTTGATACGTCTGCTCGTGGAAAAGGTGTAGGAACGAAATTAATCCAAACATTAATTAATTATTGCCAAAAAACGCAATATGAAAAAATATCTTTAGAAACGGTAAGTCAACTGAAAACAGCTCGAAGATTATATAGTAAATTCGGATTTGAGCTAACTAAAGCAAATGAGCAATTCATGTGGGGGCTAGATCTTGTGGAGGAACATTGGGAACTAAAGTTGGATAACTTGCCTCGTTAAACTCTAACGGAGAACGATAGTTTAATCAGTGCCGCTATGTGAAAAAAAACGGGCCGGTCAAGGAGCAATCCTTGACCGGCCCGTTACTATTATTAAGTGTTATTCAGCCAGTCCAGCTTTGACCAGCAATTGATGAAGTGTTACAGCAATCGTCTCGCGGGTTGCCGGTGCGGTAGGATTGAATACCGAACCGGAATCGCTGGTTAGGATGCCTGCGGCGGACAGAGACTGTACGCTGTCCTTCGCATAGCCTGCGATCTTGGCGTTATCGGTATAGGCGGTGAAGGACGGATTGGCTGGGGTCAGTTCGATACCGGCCAGCTTCACGGCTCTATCCAGAATAACGGCCACTTCCTGACGGGAGACCTTGGCCTTCGGTGCGAACTTGCCATTACCAACACCCAGAATCAATCCGGCCTTCGTAGCGGCTGCAACATCGGCTGCATACCAATCGGTCGCCTTCACATCAGAGAAGGTTGCCGCTGCGTCGGTGCGCAGACCGAGCGTACGTACGAGCAATGCCGTAAATTCGGCGCGGGTCAGGTTGCTCTTCGGCGAGAAGGTCGTTGCCGAAGTGCCTTTGAAGATCAGCTTGTTAGCGAGGGCTGTAATGTCCGATGCCGCAGGCGATCCCGCGATATCGGTGAACGTTACCGGACGGCTTACAGCGGCGTAAGTCGAGAAGCCCGGACGGTTAACGGTAACGAGTGTTGTTCCGCCCGCTTGTGTCTTGAATACGGAAGATACCGGAGTGATCTTGCCGTTCTCTTCGAAGAGAACGCCGGCCGTATTCGCGGCGATGCTTCCAGGAACGGTGAAGGATCTCTTGATGAACGTATTGCTTGGCACGGTCAGATACGTGCTGCCGGTTACCGTTGTCCAGCTTCCTTCAAAGGATACCGGAGCTCCGATAACAGACGAACCGGCTGCGCCTGCCGTGAATTTGCCCGCTTCTTCCGAAGCCGGCTTAATCGACAGATCGAAGCTTGCACCTGCAGGAGCGCCGCTCAGCAGCGTTACCGGCAGGGAAACCGCGGAATCTTTCGTGCTAAGAATTACCTTGGTAGCGGAAGAGAGAGCTGCCAGCAGCTTCACTTGATCCGCAGTCAGGGTGATCTTGGCGGCGGAACCGCTAACTGAAGGAGCCGAGATGATGACAGCGTTTTGGTTAGCAGTGATGTTAGCCAAAGCAGCCTTCAGGTCGCTATCCGATACTGTGATGGTGGTAACGCCGTTTTGCACAGTCGTTGCTGGCGTAACGATCACTTGCTTGGAGCCTTGATTGATCAAAATAGCAGCCGCTTCAGGAATCGTTGGTGCAGGTGGTGTAGTCGGTGTAACTGCGCCGCCTCCACCGCCGCCAGCCGAACCGCCTCCGCTGCTGATGCTTGTGGAGTTGTCAACACGCAGCGAGATAAAGCCGTCGTAATAGTCTGTTAATTTTTCGGTCGATGCATCGTAATATCCATAGAAGATGTTCAGCTTGTAAGTTCCGTCTGTAAGATGCCCGATAACCGGTTCGCCATTTTCGTCAAATACGACATGGCCGTCGGCATCATACTTGATGTAGGAGCCATCAATGCCTTCGACAGTGTGAACGCCTGTTTCAAGATAGGTAGCGCTGGTCACTGTGTCGTCGTAATCCATGAATCCGATAAGCTCATCGTCCAGGTTGTAAACGTCAAGCTCATAAACATTTGTTTTGTCCGCTGTCAGCTTATAGCTCAGATCGCTTGTAACCGGCGTTGGCAGATTTGGATAAATCACCGGTTTCGTCAGAGCGATTTCCTGAATGCCCACTGGGCTGTCAGGCAGCTCAGTGCCTACATATACTGAGAAAGGAAGGTGAAGTGCAGGCAGATTAGAACCGCTAGGAGGAGTCAAAGTAACCTGTCCTTCATAGAAGCCGGATTCTGCATCATTACCGACATTCACATTCAAAGAGAATGTTTTGGTCTGGTACCCTACAACTGCCAATTCAGTTTGACTTAAATCGGCTGTAATTCCGGCTGGAGCGTCACCATGCCATTTTACGGCAGCGGTATAAGTTAAGCTGGAGCTGTCCGTGTTTTTAATTTGCAGATTTTCAATCTTGGATGCGCCAGGAGCGACGACACCAAAGTTGGCGGAATCGTTATAGTTGATGACATTTTGCGGATTGAAGTTTTTGTCGAGAATCGTGATCGGTTCAATAGATTCAAGGACCGCCGGTGTATCAATGGCGCTGGCAACATTTACGCGGCCGGCTCCTTGTTGATAAACGTTATAATGGCCAAGTACATCAGCCGTGTTGGCAAGTGCCGCCCGAATCTCAAACGGCCCCCAGGTCGGATGGGCTTGCTTCAGAAGCAGAGCGAGACCGGCCACATGCGGCGTAGCCATGCTTGTTCCGCTGATGCGGTTGTAGGCAAAGTCATAGGAAGCGCCATTAAACTCATCGTATTTTTGGTAAGCAGGCCAGGTTGACAGAATGCCAACGCCCGGAGCAACGAAGTCCGGTTTAATGCTTAAATTCGCATCGACGTTAGGTCCTTCGGAAGAGAAGCTGGCAAGAGTGTCTCCCGCAAAATCAGTTTCATTGTAGTTATCTCCAAAGGTAAAAGTAACATTGGGGTTGGCAATGATTGTTTTGGCGAGCAGCCGCCCCTCGGTCCCTTTCATGTCAAACGTTGGAATGCTGTTATAGACGTCGCCGATATTGTTGCTGATGTAATCGTCGCGACCCGGAATGCTTTCGCTCAAATCGACTACGGATGTGTTATCTTCCGAAATTGTACCGATACCGTTAAAGATAACAATCGCTGCGGCGCCATATTTTTTGGCGTTGGCGATCTTGGTGGTAAAGGCGAGCTCACCGCGTGAAACGAATGCAATGTATGGCTCGTTTTCTTGCAGGTCGAGTTGAGAAAGGAGGTTGTTAAAATCGGCTTCCGTGCCCAAGCCCGCAAATCCCGCTTTTACAGGCGCCGTTCCGATGATGTCCTTAAAATTGCTTTTTCCAAATTCCCAAGACATGACATTCAAGTCACTGTAAGTGGTATAAGTAACGCTCGTCACCGTTCCAGGGTCAAATGTCGGTTGGAAATTAACATGGAAGTTCTTCGCCGGGCTTGTAGCTGCACCGACCGAAATACCTAATTGTGAGGTTGCGGGCGAGCCAAGTGTGTATTCACCCGGTCCAGCATTGCCGTTGGCAATAACCGCAGTGACGCCTGAAAGGACAGCGTTATTGATCGCTATAGCGTCCGGAGAATTAACGTCCTTCTCAGCGTCGGAGCCGAGCGAGAGGTTGATTACGTCCATGCCGTCTTTGACCGCATGCTCGATTCCGTCGATAACCTGAGCGGAAGAACCGCTGTCGGAATTGGTGTCGGCGTTATAACCGAGTACTTTGTATGCATACAGATCAGCTTCATAAGCAACGCCTTTTTGCACAATCTCGCTTGTAGGATTGGCGAATCTGCCGATAATGGTGCCGGCTACGTGAGTGCCGTGATAAGAACCTTCATAACCCGCTTCCGGATTGGGAGCTTCTTCATAAGGATCATCGTTGTTGTAGAAGGAATTCCAGCCGCCTTTATAAGCGGGAGCGATATCGGGATGCTTATAATCGACGCCAGTATCGATTACACCTACTTTAAGACCCTTGCCGGTGTACCCTTTTTCCCAAGCAGCATCCGCCCCGATTTGGTGCAGAGGAGCTGCGCCGTACTGAAACGTTCCGTTAATCGTAGCGTCAGCCTCATCAACAGGAATCGGATACCAGGTGCTGTTCTCATAGATCGACTTGACGCCGGGAATTTCGGCAAGCTCCGGAATCTCGTTGGCGGGAACAGTTACTTCGAAGCCATTAAATACGGTGTTGTATCGATAGTTGACTTCAAGGTCCAGGCCCTCGTCCTCGGCTTTGTCCAGAACTGTCGACTGCTCGCTCGCGACAGCCGCTTCAGTAGCGGATTTAGCCAGGGAGGAAATGCCCTGCTTCGCCGCGTATTTGCCTACGGCCGCCGGTT includes these proteins:
- a CDS encoding S8 family serine peptidase, producing the protein MKLVKLTRKLSIVSLALGLTAGTIPGAAFAADSLQSHLSQLSPKSTSLLQSSKGTYISPKINTKSSAEVRVIVQLSGQPAAVGKYAAKQGISSLAKSATEAAVASEQSTVLDKAEDEGLDLEVNYRYNTVFNGFEVTVPANEIPELAEIPGVKSIYENSTWYPIPVDEADATINGTFQYGAAPLHQIGADAAWEKGYTGKGLKVGVIDTGVDYKHPDIAPAYKGGWNSFYNNDDPYEEAPNPEAGYEGSYHGTHVAGTIIGRFANPTSEIVQKGVAYEADLYAYKVLGYNADTNSDSGSSAQVIDGIEHAVKDGMDVINLSLGSDAEKDVNSPDAIAINNAVLSGVTAVIANGNAGPGEYTLGSPATSQLGISVGAATSPAKNFHVNFQPTFDPGTVTSVTYTTYSDLNVMSWEFGKSNFKDIIGTAPVKAGFAGLGTEADFNNLLSQLDLQENEPYIAFVSRGELAFTTKIANAKKYGAAAIVIFNGIGTISEDNTSVVDLSESIPGRDDYISNNIGDVYNSIPTFDMKGTEGRLLAKTIIANPNVTFTFGDNYNETDFAGDTLASFSSEGPNVDANLSIKPDFVAPGVGILSTWPAYQKYDEFNGASYDFAYNRISGTSMATPHVAGLALLLKQAHPTWGPFEIRAALANTADVLGHYNVYQQGAGRVNVASAIDTPAVLESIEPITILDKNFNPQNVINYNDSANFGVVAPGASKIENLQIKNTDSSSLTYTAAVKWHGDAPAGITADLSQTELAVVGYQTKTFSLNVNVGNDAESGFYEGQVTLTPPSGSNLPALHLPFSVYVGTELPDSPVGIQEIALTKPVIYPNLPTPVTSDLSYKLTADKTNVYELDVYNLDDELIGFMDYDDTVTSATYLETGVHTVEGIDGSYIKYDADGHVVFDENGEPVIGHLTDGTYKLNIFYGYYDASTEKLTDYYDGFISLRVDNSTSISSGGGSAGGGGGGAVTPTTPPAPTIPEAAAILINQGSKQVIVTPATTVQNGVTTITVSDSDLKAALANITANQNAVIISAPSVSGSAAKITLTADQVKLLAALSSATKVILSTKDSAVSLPVTLLSGAPAGASFDLSIKPASEEAGKFTAGAAGSSVIGAPVSFEGSWTTVTGSTYLTVPSNTFIKRSFTVPGSIAANTAGVLFEENGKITPVSSVFKTQAGGTTLVTVNRPGFSTYAAVSRPVTFTDIAGSPAASDITALANKLIFKGTSATTFSPKSNLTRAEFTALLVRTLGLRTDAAATFSDVKATDWYAADVAAATKAGLILGVGNGKFAPKAKVSRQEVAVILDRAVKLAGIELTPANPSFTAYTDNAKIAGYAKDSVQSLSAAGILTSDSGSVFNPTAPATRETIAVTLHQLLVKAGLAE
- a CDS encoding Zn-dependent hydrolase is translated as MQTQNIFVNGARLKDTIEAFADFGRTPANGVTRLSLSEEDIKVREYFRSCCEELGMTVKVDDMGCMYATLEGTEDKPPIVMGSHLDSVVKGGRFDGVLGVITGLEVVRTLVDHGIKPRIPVTVMNFTNEEGARFEPSMMASGVLSGKFDKEVMLKSKDPKGVTFGEALKASGYEGEIDNRIKEASAYLELHIEQGPVLEKEGLTIGLVDCVVGMVCYEIEVTGESNHAGTTPMGMRNDAFFAATDLVAELRSKLGELDPELVYTMGRVNVYPNIHTVIPNKVVFTVEARHKNEEVIAEVVSVINSLPEMQAGCSVSKKKLWGRDTVWFDERVCGAIESSVKSLGYSHKKIASGAGHDAQFVASYLPSAMIFVPSVKGKSHCEEELTSYEDCEKGVNVMLETVLTLLGDGGE
- a CDS encoding bifunctional helix-turn-helix transcriptional regulator/GNAT family N-acetyltransferase, coding for MPQPNLSIIKGIRKFNHFYFNYQSLFNQHVYDDSLSLTEIRMLYEINKINTCTARVLQEQLKLDKGYVSRVLKSFENKNIIYKEKCENDSRVFFLHLTSEGKDIYQSLENKANQQVMKLFEDISLRDQQKLLESMVTIENILTKQHNEDESVVTIRDHYTDDDKEIMIEKQREFFIDNYGFDEKFLEYLRSTFEAEIEKIWIAEVDWEFAGCIGLVKKDDKTAQLRWFIVDTSARGKGVGTKLIQTLINYCQKTQYEKISLETVSQLKTARRLYSKFGFELTKANEQFMWGLDLVEEHWELKLDNLPR